The Lottiidibacillus patelloidae DNA window AACAATTGTTTTGCTAAATGATTCATCATTGGTACGTTGTAACACTCACTACCACTTTTAGTCTTACAATTGCTATAAAATACAATCTAATACTTCCATATCCTTCATTATTGCTGAATTGCTTGTCCTAATTTTTCAATTGATTTAATTCAGTTATAGACTCTTGTACTAAAGTAACAGCTTGACTCATCGCTGCTCCCCCACCAAATGCAGCTGTAACGCCTACTGCTTCTAAAATTTCTTCTTCACTTGCCCCATTATCCAGACATCCTTTAGTATGATAAATAATACAATATTCATCTTGTGAGTAGATACCTATTCCTAATGCAATTAAATGCTTTTCTTTCTTTGATAATTTTCCTTCTTTAAAACAAGCTTCTGTAAATGCATTATACTTACTTGCTATGTCTGGCATCTTCTGTGTAAAAGTACCTAGTCCTTCTTTATACTCGTGTAATGCAAGCTCCGTTGAATTTCGAAATTCTTCCATACTAATTCACTCCTTTTGCAATGTTTACAACGATTAGTATTCGTTTCTCCTTCCAACTCTATCCGAAAATAAAAAAAGAGAATGCAAAATCGCATTCTCCTCTCTGCATTATTGAATTAATCTTCTTCTCTTTCATCATGTTCGTCATCATCTTCATCTTCATCTTCATCTTCATCTTCATCTTCATCTTCTTCATCGTGATCCGAATCATCATGCTCGTCATCTCTATCCTCTTCGTCATTAGAGTGACCTGAATCATCAACAGTTCCGTTTACAGGATCACTACCTTCATCTTCATTTTTTCCCTTTTTTTTATCTTTTTTTTCCTTGTCTTTATTATCATCTTCACAATATTCTTCAAAATATTCTTCTTGTTCTTCTGTTAGTTGAAGTAAATTACTTAATGCTGTGCAATTTATCGGCGGAGCTTGACCTTCGCTTCCATCATTTTCATGATTTTCTTCATTTTCTTCGTTATCGCTTTTATCTTTTTCTTTATTTTTATCTTTATTATTGTCTTTTTCTTTATTGTTACCTTCATTTTCACGATCAGCTTTTTCTTGTTCTTGCTTTTCCTTCTTAAGCTTCTCAAGTAAAGCTATACGGTCTTTTAGTTCTTCTTTTAGAAGTTTCACAGGCTTTGTTTTCGCTTCATTAAGAGTTAAATTACTTCCCTTTTTATTTGCTTCCACAAGCGCAATATATCTTCC harbors:
- a CDS encoding carboxymuconolactone decarboxylase family protein — its product is MEEFRNSTELALHEYKEGLGTFTQKMPDIASKYNAFTEACFKEGKLSKKEKHLIALGIGIYSQDEYCIIYHTKGCLDNGASEEEILEAVGVTAAFGGGAAMSQAVTLVQESITELNQLKN